Proteins from a genomic interval of Youhaiella tibetensis:
- a CDS encoding molybdopterin-dependent oxidoreductase, which translates to MNDIAPIRIARSVCPHDCPSTCALDVEIVDERTIGRVRGAKDDPYTAGVICEKVARYAERIHHPDRLLFPQRRVGARGEGRWQRITWGEAFDEIVERFGAIEAEFGPQAIWPYYYAGTMGHVHRDGIDRLRHARGYSQQYDTICTGTAWPGYIAGTGWLTGTHTEQILESDCLVIWGTNPVNTQVNLMTHAMRARKERGTKIVVVDIYRTATMEQADVGLMIRPGSDGALATAVMHVLLRDNLADRAYMARYTDFGPEFEAHLATRTPEWAARTTGLSVAEIEAFARLVGTTPRTFFRLGYGFTRQRNGATNMHAALSIPAMTGAWQHRGGGAFHSHGGAWALDKSLITASELADPQVRWLDMSEIGPILTGDTHALKGGGPVKALLIQNTNPMNVAPNQALVREGFAREDLFIVVHEQFMTDTAEMADIVLPATMFLEHNDYYTRSGHSRVLFGPRLIEAPGEAKSNFEVINTLARRLGVEHESLELSDRQMVAETLRRSNYGELDEIEKTGFVERKLPDETSRFANGFAWPDGRYRFAPNWQGTADKKGYLWVCDPQVMPAFADYWDVNEPTDGAHPFRLATSPARAFLNSSFSETAGSRKRHPEPVVFLRPDDAARLGIADGAPVTLGNRRGEVELTARFFDGLQNGVLIAEGIHANRSHRGGAGINTLIGADPAPPFGGAAFHDCAVWIRPSTQAK; encoded by the coding sequence ATGAACGATATCGCTCCCATTCGCATTGCGCGGTCCGTGTGCCCGCATGACTGCCCTTCCACTTGTGCCCTCGATGTCGAAATCGTCGATGAGCGCACGATCGGGCGCGTTCGCGGCGCCAAGGACGATCCCTACACGGCCGGCGTGATCTGCGAAAAGGTCGCCCGCTACGCCGAGCGCATCCACCACCCCGACCGGCTGCTTTTCCCGCAGCGCCGGGTGGGCGCCAGGGGCGAGGGGCGTTGGCAGCGCATCACCTGGGGCGAAGCCTTCGACGAGATCGTCGAGCGGTTTGGCGCCATCGAGGCCGAGTTCGGACCGCAGGCGATCTGGCCCTATTACTATGCCGGAACCATGGGCCATGTGCATCGCGACGGCATCGACCGTCTGCGGCACGCTCGCGGGTATTCCCAGCAATACGACACCATCTGCACCGGCACCGCCTGGCCCGGCTACATCGCCGGGACCGGTTGGCTGACCGGTACTCATACCGAGCAGATTCTCGAAAGTGACTGCCTGGTGATCTGGGGCACCAACCCGGTCAACACCCAGGTCAACCTGATGACCCACGCTATGCGCGCCCGCAAGGAGCGCGGCACGAAGATCGTCGTAGTTGACATCTATCGCACCGCGACCATGGAGCAGGCGGACGTCGGCCTGATGATCCGCCCCGGCTCGGACGGGGCGCTGGCCACGGCCGTCATGCACGTGCTGCTGCGCGACAATCTCGCCGACCGGGCCTATATGGCCCGTTACACCGATTTCGGCCCCGAATTCGAGGCGCACCTGGCTACGCGCACGCCGGAATGGGCGGCGAGGACAACCGGGCTGTCCGTCGCCGAGATCGAGGCGTTTGCGCGCCTCGTCGGCACGACCCCACGCACCTTCTTCCGCCTCGGCTATGGCTTCACCCGGCAGCGCAACGGCGCCACCAACATGCACGCGGCGCTTTCCATCCCTGCCATGACCGGCGCCTGGCAGCATCGGGGAGGGGGCGCGTTCCACTCCCATGGTGGCGCCTGGGCACTCGACAAGTCCCTGATCACCGCCAGCGAACTGGCCGATCCGCAGGTGCGCTGGCTCGATATGTCGGAGATCGGTCCGATCCTCACCGGCGACACGCATGCCCTCAAGGGCGGCGGACCGGTCAAGGCGTTGCTCATCCAGAACACCAACCCGATGAACGTGGCACCAAACCAGGCCCTGGTGCGCGAAGGCTTCGCCCGAGAGGATCTGTTCATAGTCGTTCATGAGCAGTTCATGACGGACACCGCAGAGATGGCCGACATCGTGCTGCCGGCGACCATGTTCCTGGAGCACAACGATTATTACACACGCTCCGGCCACAGCCGCGTCCTCTTCGGCCCCCGCCTCATAGAGGCGCCCGGCGAGGCGAAATCCAATTTCGAGGTTATCAACACGCTGGCCCGACGGCTCGGTGTCGAGCACGAAAGCCTGGAACTTTCCGACCGGCAGATGGTAGCCGAAACGCTCAGGCGCTCCAATTACGGCGAACTCGACGAGATCGAAAAGACGGGTTTCGTGGAGCGCAAGCTACCCGACGAAACCTCCCGGTTTGCCAATGGCTTCGCCTGGCCGGACGGCCGCTATCGCTTTGCCCCCAACTGGCAGGGTACAGCCGACAAGAAGGGCTACCTCTGGGTGTGCGATCCCCAGGTCATGCCGGCCTTCGCCGACTACTGGGACGTCAACGAACCGACAGACGGGGCGCACCCGTTCCGTCTGGCGACAAGCCCCGCCCGGGCCTTCCTCAACTCGAGCTTCTCCGAGACAGCCGGATCACGCAAACGACACCCCGAGCCGGTGGTGTTTCTACGCCCCGACGATGCCGCCCGCCTCGGCATCGCCGATGGCGCCCCGGTCACGCTCGGCAATCGCCGCGGCGAAGTGGAACTGACCGCGCGATTCTTCGATGGCCTGCAGAACGGGGTACTCATCGCCGAAGGCATACACGCCAACCGCTCGCATCGCGGCGGCGCGGGCATCAACACCTTGATCGGCGCCGATCCGGCCCCGCCCTTCGGTGGCGCGGCCTTCCACGACTGCGCGGTCTGGATCCGTCCCAGCACTCAGGCGAAATAG
- a CDS encoding SMP-30/gluconolactonase/LRE family protein encodes MSAKTIALYAFTAVLAAPGAAYAVDQVQIGDQKVFPESITSTADGTLYAGSMPLGQVFKAAPGAETTELLIDRPTEGPAAVLGVYADEAAKTLWVCYSDPAAFSGSPDAAPAQVKAYDLGTADLKASYNLEKGSFCNDIATTADGAAYVADTTNGSVMRLKPGADALDVWVKDAALAGVDGLSFGPDGALYVNSVTTGKLFRITMGADGAAGAITELTLSEPLKGPDGMRFGDDGKLYVAQNGAGRVDAVTIDGDTATVSKLKDGFDMPTAVTKVGDTLWVLEAKFSKMQEADPGLFYAYAVKLQ; translated from the coding sequence ATGTCTGCCAAAACCATTGCGCTTTATGCCTTTACCGCCGTCCTGGCTGCTCCAGGCGCCGCCTATGCGGTCGATCAGGTCCAGATAGGGGACCAGAAGGTTTTTCCGGAGAGCATTACCTCGACTGCCGACGGCACCCTTTACGCCGGCAGTATGCCGCTCGGCCAGGTTTTCAAGGCTGCGCCCGGCGCCGAAACGACCGAACTGCTGATCGATAGGCCAACCGAAGGGCCGGCCGCCGTGCTCGGCGTCTATGCCGACGAGGCCGCCAAGACGCTGTGGGTCTGCTATTCGGACCCCGCAGCCTTCAGCGGCAGCCCCGATGCCGCCCCGGCCCAAGTCAAGGCCTATGATCTCGGTACGGCCGATCTCAAGGCCAGCTACAACCTTGAGAAGGGCAGCTTCTGCAACGACATCGCTACGACCGCCGATGGAGCCGCCTATGTGGCGGACACCACGAACGGCAGCGTGATGCGGCTCAAGCCGGGCGCTGACGCACTCGACGTCTGGGTGAAAGATGCCGCGCTCGCAGGTGTCGATGGCCTCTCCTTCGGCCCGGATGGCGCGCTCTACGTCAACAGCGTGACCACCGGCAAGCTCTTCCGCATCACCATGGGCGCCGATGGCGCGGCGGGCGCCATCACCGAGCTGACGCTTTCCGAGCCCCTCAAGGGCCCCGACGGCATGCGCTTCGGCGATGATGGCAAGCTCTATGTCGCACAGAACGGGGCAGGGCGCGTCGATGCCGTGACCATCGATGGCGACACCGCTACCGTGAGCAAGCTCAAGGATGGCTTCGACATGCCCACCGCGGTCACCAAGGTTGGCGATACCCTCTGGGTGCTGGAAGCCAAGTTCAGCAAGATGCAGGAAGCCGATCCGGGGCTGTTCTACGCCTACGCCGTCAAGCTCCAGTAA
- a CDS encoding ABC-F family ATP-binding cassette domain-containing protein: MLTITNLTYRIQGRVLFDNASVVLPTGSKTGFVGKNGSGKTTLFHLIQGQIAPDSGSVEVQKKARIGGVAQEAPATSLSVLETVMAADTERAALLKEAETAHDAHRIAEIHTRLADIDAHTAEGRASTILKGLGFEYDRQHAPTSELSGGWRMRVALAGVLFSQPDLLLLDEPTNYLDLEGTLWLEKYLATYPYTVFMISHDRDLLNKAVNSIIHLEHGKLTFYKGNYDTFETTRRMQMELNNKSREKTLAQIAHLQSFVDRFKAKATKAKQAQARVKMIAKLRPPAAMFDEHSSPFSFENPKKIPASPMITFEDVSVGYGDKVVLKRITNRIDPEDRIALIGVNGNGKSTFAKLLAGDLKPMGGEMRRSKGLEIAYFAQHQMDKLRPNETPLEHVTDLMPYDSEAKRRSRVAQMGLSTSRMDTLVKNLSGGERARLLMGLITFGGPGMLILDEPTNHLDIDSRDALVQALNDYEGAVLIISHDRHLVEATVDKLWIAEGGTIHEFSDDLDGYQRMLTGGNPKNGGGSSGAPLSKDDRKKEKQEAAARRAAVAPLRKAIQDAETKIGRLRTELEKTERLLADPKIAAGDKDRIIALSKDKARFLSEIEATEEHWLEISAELEQAQLTQG, from the coding sequence ATGCTTACGATCACCAATCTCACCTATCGCATCCAGGGCCGCGTGCTGTTCGACAACGCATCGGTCGTGCTGCCGACTGGGTCAAAGACCGGTTTCGTGGGCAAGAACGGGTCGGGCAAGACGACCCTGTTCCACCTGATCCAGGGCCAGATCGCGCCGGACTCCGGCAGCGTCGAGGTACAGAAGAAGGCGCGGATCGGGGGCGTGGCCCAGGAGGCGCCGGCCACGAGTCTCTCCGTGCTCGAGACGGTGATGGCGGCCGACACCGAGCGCGCGGCGCTTCTCAAGGAAGCCGAGACGGCGCACGACGCCCACCGGATCGCGGAAATCCACACGCGCCTCGCCGATATCGACGCCCACACCGCCGAAGGGCGCGCCTCCACGATCCTCAAGGGATTAGGCTTCGAGTACGACCGCCAGCACGCGCCCACTTCCGAACTCTCGGGTGGCTGGCGCATGCGCGTGGCGCTGGCCGGCGTGCTGTTCAGCCAGCCCGACCTGCTGCTGCTCGACGAGCCGACCAACTATCTCGACCTTGAAGGCACGCTGTGGCTGGAAAAATACCTGGCCACCTATCCCTACACCGTCTTCATGATCAGCCACGATCGCGACCTGCTCAACAAGGCGGTCAACTCGATCATCCATCTCGAGCACGGCAAGCTGACCTTCTACAAGGGCAACTACGACACGTTCGAGACCACGCGCCGCATGCAGATGGAGCTCAACAACAAGTCGCGCGAAAAGACGTTGGCGCAGATTGCGCACCTGCAGAGCTTCGTCGACCGCTTCAAGGCCAAGGCCACCAAGGCGAAACAGGCCCAGGCGCGCGTCAAGATGATCGCTAAGCTCAGGCCGCCGGCGGCGATGTTCGACGAGCACTCCTCGCCTTTCAGCTTCGAGAACCCCAAGAAGATACCGGCTTCGCCGATGATCACGTTCGAGGACGTGTCCGTGGGTTATGGCGACAAGGTCGTGCTCAAGCGCATAACCAACCGTATCGATCCGGAAGACCGCATCGCGCTCATCGGCGTCAACGGCAACGGCAAGTCGACATTCGCCAAGCTTCTGGCAGGTGACCTCAAGCCGATGGGCGGGGAGATGCGCAGGAGCAAGGGGCTGGAGATCGCCTATTTCGCCCAGCACCAGATGGACAAGCTGCGGCCTAACGAGACGCCTCTCGAGCACGTCACCGACCTCATGCCCTATGACAGCGAGGCCAAGCGGCGCAGCCGCGTGGCGCAGATGGGGCTTTCGACCAGCCGCATGGATACGCTGGTCAAGAACCTCTCGGGCGGTGAACGCGCGCGCCTGCTGATGGGCCTGATCACCTTTGGCGGCCCGGGCATGCTGATCCTGGACGAACCCACCAACCATCTGGACATCGACAGCCGCGACGCGCTGGTGCAGGCCCTCAACGACTATGAAGGCGCCGTGCTGATCATCAGCCACGACCGCCACCTGGTCGAAGCTACGGTGGATAAGCTCTGGATCGCCGAAGGCGGCACCATTCACGAGTTCAGCGACGACCTGGACGGTTACCAGCGCATGCTGACCGGCGGAAACCCGAAGAACGGTGGCGGCTCGAGCGGAGCCCCGCTCTCCAAGGACGACCGCAAAAAGGAAAAGCAGGAGGCCGCTGCCCGGCGCGCCGCCGTCGCCCCGCTGCGCAAGGCCATCCAGGACGCAGAGACCAAGATCGGGCGGCTTCGTACCGAGCTCGAGAAGACTGAGCGCCTGCTCGCCGACCCCAAGATTGCCGCCGGCGACAAGGATCGGATCATCGCTCTTTCCAAGGACAAGGCGCGTTTCCTGTCGGAAATCGAGGCTACCGAAGAACACTGGCTTGAGATCAGCGCCGAACTCGAACAAGCTCAGCTTACCCAGGGGTGA
- a CDS encoding cupin domain-containing protein: MQVSELTAQWLIDNLNLEPHSEGGWFRQTFIDRVDEGSRAHSTLIYYLLEAGEVSKWHRVDACEVWHWYAGAPMRLTTSSDGLAAGTHLLGNNFLAGERPHVVVPKDHWQTARSLGDWTLVGCTVAPGFLYSNFEIADQASMPIAPLPAS; the protein is encoded by the coding sequence ATGCAAGTGTCCGAACTCACGGCGCAGTGGCTTATCGACAACCTCAATCTGGAGCCGCATTCCGAAGGCGGCTGGTTCCGGCAGACCTTCATCGACCGCGTGGACGAGGGCAGCCGGGCCCACTCGACGCTGATCTATTACCTGCTGGAGGCCGGCGAGGTTTCCAAGTGGCACCGGGTCGATGCGTGCGAGGTATGGCACTGGTATGCCGGCGCCCCCATGCGTCTGACGACGTCGTCCGATGGACTCGCCGCCGGCACCCACCTGCTTGGCAATAACTTCCTCGCGGGCGAACGCCCGCACGTGGTGGTGCCCAAGGACCACTGGCAGACAGCGCGCAGCCTGGGCGACTGGACCCTAGTCGGCTGCACGGTTGCACCGGGGTTCCTCTATTCCAATTTCGAGATCGCCGATCAGGCGAGCATGCCGATTGCGCCCCTTCCGGCCAGTTGA
- a CDS encoding DUF4344 domain-containing metallopeptidase encodes MVLAFAAGAQGAENLTPKQHKAALEWAANNSLFVLYHEVGHLLVDQLGLPVLGREEDAADNMASFTLLKKHTHAADVAIADAAYGWLLTGKAYTPRPDDSDYYASHSLDRQRAFQIVCLMVGSNRQAFGKIADDYHIDSDRQDECEYDWNRLEASMDGVLRPFMGKNARPTEVTITYHSASGKLNAAADAFKKSGVFEQVAEDIKSHYGLRNKVTLRAKRCGEANAFYEPDTVEVIFCYELMDDFVQLISEDMPEEDTEEDLVPPPATGFGRAQSAAS; translated from the coding sequence ATGGTTCTTGCCTTTGCGGCCGGGGCGCAGGGCGCGGAAAACCTCACGCCCAAGCAGCACAAGGCAGCGCTCGAATGGGCCGCGAACAATTCCTTGTTCGTCCTCTATCACGAGGTCGGCCACCTGCTGGTCGACCAATTGGGTCTGCCCGTGCTGGGGCGCGAGGAGGACGCTGCCGACAACATGGCCAGCTTCACCCTTCTCAAGAAGCATACCCATGCCGCCGATGTGGCGATTGCCGACGCGGCCTATGGTTGGCTGCTCACGGGCAAGGCTTACACGCCCAGGCCCGATGACAGCGACTACTATGCCTCCCACAGCCTCGACCGGCAGCGCGCGTTCCAGATCGTCTGCCTGATGGTGGGCAGCAATCGCCAGGCCTTCGGCAAGATCGCGGACGACTACCACATCGATTCCGATCGCCAGGACGAGTGCGAGTATGACTGGAACCGGCTCGAAGCGAGCATGGATGGCGTTTTGCGTCCGTTCATGGGCAAGAATGCCCGGCCGACGGAGGTGACGATCACCTACCATTCCGCTTCCGGCAAGCTCAACGCTGCAGCCGATGCCTTCAAGAAGAGCGGCGTCTTCGAGCAGGTGGCCGAAGACATCAAGTCTCACTACGGGCTCCGCAACAAGGTGACCCTGCGCGCCAAGCGGTGCGGGGAAGCCAATGCCTTCTACGAGCCCGACACAGTGGAAGTGATCTTCTGCTACGAGCTGATGGACGATTTCGTTCAGCTCATTTCGGAGGACATGCCAGAGGAAGACACCGAGGAAGATCTCGTGCCTCCGCCCGCGACCGGCTTTGGTCGGGCCCAGTCTGCCGCTTCCTGA
- a CDS encoding class I SAM-dependent methyltransferase — translation MSSITATGRQYADSEKLAARARLNGKHTIAEMAWFPWVLQQLPLRLGDRVLDIGCGPGWFWQEMSDALPRNLDLVLADASAGMVSEAEERTRGLPVNSVTTRQADAMSMPFEDASFDVVLAMHMLYHVPDQAKAIAEMFRVLRPGGVLAVTTNGRENMRELYALTTVLGSPELDPSGVAFGFETAERLLGDQFGNVELRRYPSRLHVTDPEDVFMALTSYPPGDGADEQTLEAFRQRIDAAFEKGGGVLVSEKETGVFISTRPR, via the coding sequence ATGTCATCGATCACCGCGACGGGCAGACAATACGCCGACAGCGAAAAGCTGGCGGCCCGGGCACGGCTGAACGGCAAACACACCATCGCCGAAATGGCCTGGTTCCCCTGGGTGCTGCAGCAATTGCCGCTACGCCTAGGCGATCGCGTGCTCGACATCGGTTGCGGGCCCGGCTGGTTCTGGCAGGAGATGAGCGACGCCTTGCCCCGGAACCTTGATCTGGTGCTGGCCGACGCCTCGGCGGGCATGGTCTCGGAAGCCGAGGAACGGACGCGGGGCCTGCCGGTCAACAGCGTGACCACGCGCCAGGCCGACGCCATGTCCATGCCGTTCGAGGACGCGAGCTTCGATGTGGTCCTGGCCATGCATATGCTCTACCACGTCCCGGATCAGGCCAAGGCGATCGCCGAGATGTTTCGGGTGCTTCGGCCCGGCGGCGTCCTTGCCGTAACCACCAATGGCCGGGAAAACATGCGCGAGCTTTATGCGCTGACGACGGTTCTGGGCAGCCCCGAACTCGATCCCTCCGGCGTTGCCTTCGGATTCGAGACGGCAGAGCGGCTGCTGGGTGATCAGTTTGGCAATGTCGAACTCCGCCGCTATCCGTCGCGCCTGCATGTGACCGATCCGGAGGACGTCTTCATGGCGCTGACCTCCTATCCGCCGGGTGACGGCGCCGACGAGCAGACGCTCGAGGCCTTTCGCCAGCGGATCGATGCCGCCTTCGAGAAGGGGGGCGGCGTCCTGGTCTCCGAGAAGGAAACGGGCGTCTTCATCAGCACCAGGCCGCGTTGA
- a CDS encoding ion channel yields the protein MARGGKEAKSREPAQGEFQNLRDKLRLLYHGSSRVAIRFQFSVLIVDVAILAFFIATPLIKDTPWFLYIDYSVAALMLADLVARALASTDVPRWFRQPSNWVDFVILATLLVPSLGNFGFLRVLRLWTLSQSRVIWKPLKRHGLERYEDTGKAVTNLVTFLFVVAGFIYTFFYKPGSGIDGYLDALYFTVTTITTTGFGDITLPGPLGRVTSIVVMIIGISLFVRLAQQVFRPFKVQFPCPQCGLQRHEPDAVHCKACGHILNIPDEGRN from the coding sequence ATGGCCCGAGGCGGCAAGGAAGCCAAGTCCCGTGAACCCGCACAAGGCGAGTTCCAAAACCTGCGCGACAAGCTGCGGCTGCTCTATCACGGCAGTTCGCGGGTCGCGATCCGCTTCCAGTTTTCGGTGCTCATCGTGGATGTGGCGATCCTGGCCTTCTTCATCGCCACGCCGCTGATCAAGGACACGCCCTGGTTCCTCTACATCGACTATTCGGTGGCGGCCCTGATGCTGGCCGACCTCGTGGCGCGTGCGCTCGCCTCGACGGACGTGCCCCGCTGGTTCCGGCAACCGTCAAACTGGGTTGATTTCGTGATCCTGGCGACCCTGCTCGTGCCCTCACTGGGCAATTTCGGGTTCCTGCGCGTCCTGCGCCTGTGGACGCTCTCGCAGAGCCGGGTCATCTGGAAGCCGCTCAAGCGACACGGGCTCGAGCGCTACGAGGATACCGGCAAGGCCGTCACGAACTTGGTGACGTTCCTCTTCGTGGTCGCCGGGTTTATCTACACGTTCTTCTACAAGCCCGGCTCCGGTATCGACGGGTACCTGGACGCGCTCTACTTCACCGTGACCACCATCACCACCACAGGGTTCGGCGACATCACGCTGCCCGGCCCCCTGGGCCGCGTGACGTCGATCGTGGTGATGATCATCGGCATATCGCTCTTCGTACGACTGGCCCAGCAGGTATTCCGGCCGTTCAAGGTGCAGTTCCCCTGCCCGCAATGCGGTTTGCAGCGTCATGAGCCCGACGCCGTGCATTGCAAGGCGTGCGGGCACATCCTCAACATTCCCGACGAGGGACGGAACTAG
- a CDS encoding DEAD/DEAH box helicase, which produces MTLPTSIAPALAGALTARGYETLTPVQLAVLAPEAEGADLLVSAQTGSGKTVAFGMAIAPTLLEGGDHLGEARKPLALVIAPTRELALQVQRELAWLYADAGARIVSNVGGMDIRTERRALANGAHIVVGTPGRLRDHITKGALDISELKAVVLDEADEMLDLGFREDLEFILAASPEERRTLMFSATVPKAIAQLATTYQRDALRLSVAGEKEQHGDIEYKLVTVPAHDRENAIINTLLYFDAPNAIIFCHTRESVKHLTARLLNRGFAVVALSGELTQAERTNALQSMRDGRARVCVATDVAARGIDIPNLDLVIHADIPGNPDTLLHRSGRTGRAGRKGTCVLIVPQHRRGAVQRVLKLARLEASNMQAPTSAQIEARYRQSILDDAALSAPADEDIAAFATELLGRYTPEQIAAAYLRVQLAARPVPEEVDDIPVPAQSFKKDRPERGAPSERMTGGVWFKLSLGRKQRADPRWLLPMICKAGGVEKASVGSIKIQDTETHFEIAANKADAYLAHLASHGTGERNVTIQPLSGGPSSSAPKWEKRKKPRGDRFEPMAAFAPAPEELPAPAAKKPKAKSKPFNKDKGKPDFKAKKARAAAAAAGQDVGERPFKPKRKKPGFDPAA; this is translated from the coding sequence GTGACCCTTCCAACTTCCATCGCTCCGGCACTGGCCGGCGCCTTGACCGCCCGCGGTTATGAAACGCTGACGCCCGTTCAGCTCGCGGTGCTGGCGCCCGAAGCGGAAGGCGCGGACCTGCTCGTTTCCGCCCAGACCGGCTCCGGCAAGACCGTGGCCTTCGGCATGGCCATCGCGCCCACGCTGCTGGAAGGGGGCGACCACCTTGGCGAGGCCCGCAAGCCGCTGGCGCTGGTGATCGCGCCGACGCGCGAACTGGCCCTGCAGGTGCAGCGCGAACTGGCCTGGCTCTATGCCGATGCCGGTGCGCGCATCGTCTCGAACGTGGGCGGTATGGATATCCGCACCGAGCGCCGCGCGCTCGCCAACGGCGCCCACATCGTCGTGGGTACGCCCGGACGCCTGCGCGACCACATCACCAAGGGTGCCCTCGATATCTCCGAGCTCAAGGCCGTCGTCCTCGACGAAGCCGACGAAATGCTCGATCTCGGTTTCCGTGAAGACCTCGAATTCATCCTCGCTGCTTCTCCAGAGGAACGCCGTACCCTGATGTTCTCGGCCACCGTGCCGAAGGCCATCGCCCAGCTCGCCACGACCTACCAGCGCGATGCGCTCCGCCTCAGCGTCGCCGGCGAGAAGGAGCAGCATGGCGATATCGAGTACAAGCTCGTGACCGTTCCCGCGCACGACCGCGAGAACGCCATCATCAACACGCTCCTCTATTTCGACGCTCCAAACGCCATCATCTTCTGTCACACCCGTGAGAGCGTGAAGCACCTGACGGCGCGGCTGCTCAACCGCGGCTTCGCCGTTGTGGCGCTCTCGGGCGAGCTGACGCAGGCCGAGCGCACCAACGCGCTCCAATCCATGCGCGACGGCCGTGCCCGCGTCTGCGTCGCCACCGACGTCGCCGCGCGCGGCATCGACATTCCCAATCTCGACCTGGTCATCCACGCCGATATTCCGGGCAATCCCGACACGCTTCTCCACCGCTCGGGACGTACCGGCCGGGCAGGGCGCAAGGGCACCTGCGTGCTGATCGTGCCGCAGCATCGTCGTGGCGCCGTCCAGCGCGTCCTCAAGCTGGCCCGTCTCGAAGCCTCCAACATGCAGGCGCCGACCAGCGCCCAGATCGAGGCCCGCTACCGCCAGTCGATCCTGGATGATGCCGCGCTTTCCGCTCCCGCCGACGAGGACATCGCCGCCTTCGCCACCGAACTGCTGGGCCGTTATACACCAGAGCAGATCGCCGCGGCCTACCTGCGCGTTCAACTTGCCGCCCGGCCGGTCCCCGAAGAGGTCGACGACATCCCCGTGCCGGCGCAATCCTTCAAGAAGGATCGTCCCGAGCGCGGTGCACCGTCCGAGCGCATGACCGGAGGCGTCTGGTTCAAGCTCTCGCTGGGCCGCAAGCAGCGCGCAGACCCGCGCTGGCTGTTGCCGATGATCTGCAAGGCGGGCGGCGTCGAGAAGGCCTCGGTGGGTTCGATCAAGATCCAGGATACCGAGACCCATTTCGAGATCGCCGCCAACAAGGCCGATGCCTATCTGGCCCACCTGGCCAGCCACGGCACGGGCGAACGCAATGTCACGATCCAGCCCTTGAGTGGTGGTCCGTCGTCTTCTGCCCCGAAATGGGAGAAGCGCAAGAAGCCGCGTGGCGACAGGTTCGAGCCGATGGCGGCTTTCGCCCCCGCGCCCGAGGAACTGCCGGCTCCCGCGGCCAAGAAGCCGAAAGCCAAGTCCAAGCCCTTCAACAAGGACAAGGGCAAGCCGGACTTCAAGGCCAAGAAGGCTCGTGCCGCCGCAGCGGCCGCAGGTCAGGACGTGGGCGAGCGCCCCTTCAAGCCCAAGCGCAAGAAGCCGGGCTTCGACCCCGCGGCCTAG
- the sugE gene encoding quaternary ammonium compound efflux SMR transporter SugE encodes MAWIYLFVAGLLEIGWAIGLKYTDGFTRIVPTTLTIASMVASVLLLGLALRELPVGTGYAVWTGIGTVGTAILGIALFGEPATAARLACIALIVSGIAGLKFLA; translated from the coding sequence ATGGCCTGGATCTATCTCTTCGTCGCCGGCCTGCTCGAAATCGGCTGGGCGATCGGCCTCAAGTACACAGACGGCTTTACGCGCATCGTGCCCACGACACTGACCATCGCCTCGATGGTTGCCAGCGTCCTGCTGCTTGGGCTGGCGCTTCGCGAACTTCCTGTCGGTACCGGCTACGCCGTCTGGACTGGAATTGGAACGGTCGGCACCGCAATTCTGGGCATCGCGCTTTTCGGCGAACCGGCTACCGCGGCGCGCCTCGCCTGCATTGCCCTCATTGTTTCGGGGATTGCCGGCCTCAAATTCCTGGCGTGA